CCGCGTCGGGGCCGCGGCGGTCCCGGAGCTCGTGCTCGCGACCACGGCCGGCTACAAGCTCCCGGAGCCGACCCGGCTGGCCGACAGCGACGCCGACGAAGCGAAAGCCACAGTGCGAGCGGATCGGGCTTGACACCGCCGACCGCCATGCCGCCGACCGTTCCGTGAGACTGATGTGCCAGTCGCCGGAAGCCGCGTGTATGTCCCTCCAACGACCGTTCGTCGACGCGGCCGGCGGCCTCGACACCGACGAGATCATCCGCGAAGCGGTCCCCATCAGCGCGCTCATCCTGGCGTTCGTCGCCGTGGCGATCGTCCCGGCGACGCTGGGGCTGTGGCTGGGCGGCGGGCTCGGATTGCTGTTCTCGGTGATCGCACAGTTCGTCCTCGCGGTCGGGGCCGCCATCGTCCTGCTGTACGTGATCGTCCGGGCGCTCCAGCTCCACGAGGAACACGAGTCGGCGGCGACCGACGGAGCGGCCGGCCGGTGACGGGAAGGTTAACTATCAGGGGGGCGAGGCTGCCGACATGACGAAGACGGCGCTGATAACGGGTGCCTCCTCTGGCATCGGGCAGGCGACGGCCGAGGCGTTTCTCGCAGACGACTGGCAGGTGTGGGCGACGGCCCGGAACGAGGCCGACGTGGCCAGTCTCGCCGACTCGGGTGCGAAGACGGCCGAACTCGACGTGACCAACGCCCGCGAGTGCGAGCGGGTCGTCGAGACGGTCGTCGGAGCCGAGGGCCGCATCGACTGTCTGGTCAATAACGCGGGCTACGGCCAGTACGGCCCCCTCGAAGACGTGACGACGGCACAGCTCCACGAGCAGTTCGACGTGAACGTCTACGGCCCCCACAGACTCACGCGGGAAGTCCTGCCCCACATGCGGGACCGCGAGGACGGCACGATCGTCAACGTCTCCAGCGTCAACGGCCGGATCGCGACGCCGGGGGCCGGAGCCTACGCCGGCTCGAAGTTCGCCCTCGAAGCGATGAGCGACTCGCTGCGGGCCGAGGTCGCCGACTTCGGCGTCGACGTGGTCCTGGTCGAGCCCGGGCCGGTGGAGACGAGCTTCGTCGACCGGGCGAGTGAGGCGATGGACGACACGGAACCCTCGGGCGCGTACGGGTGGCTCTACGACCTCTACGAGGACACCGCGCTGGTCAGCGAGAACGCGGTGTCGGTCTCGCCCGAAACGGTCGCGCACACGATCCGCGACGCCGCCGTGACCACCGACCCGCAACCGCGGTACCCCGTCGGCCAGTTCGCTCGCGTCGCCACCCTCGCCAGCCACCTCCCGGGTCGCTGGCGGGACCTGGCGGTCGCCCTCCTGCGAAAGCTCGTCTGACCGACGCGGCGTTTTTGCGACTCGGGCACGTCGTGTCGGTATGGCCGACGCTGCCGTGCTCCTGTTCGACGGGGTCGAATCGCTCGACGCCGTCGGTCCGTACGACGTACTGGCGAGAGCCACAGAGAGCGATATCGCTCTCTCCGATGTGGCGCTCCTGACCGCGACACCGACCGAGAGCGTGACCGCGAGCAAGGGCACCGAGATCGTGCCCCACGGCACGCTCGACGCCGAGGACCCACCAGACTACCTGCTCGTGCCGGGCGGGCGCTGGGCCAGCGGGACCGCTGGGGGCGTCAGAGCGGCCGTCGAACGCGGCGTCGTCCCGGCCCTCGTCGCGGACTGTCACGCCGCCGGCTCGACGGTCGCCGCAGTCTGTACCGGTGCGATGGTACTCGCCCGCGCTGGACTCCTCGACGGCCGCCCGGCAGTGACCCACGCCAGCGCGCTGTCGGACCTCGCCGCCACGGACGCGACGGTGGTCGACGCGCGCGTCGTCGACGACGGCGACGTGCTCACTGCCGGCGGCGTCACCGCCGGCATCGATCTCGCGCTGTGGCTCGTCGAACGCGAGTGGGGCGCAGGCGTCGCCGAGAACGTGCGAGCGACGCTCGAATACGACCGCTCGGACGACATCTACCGGAGCGAGAGCGCCTAGTCCAGGCAGGCCGCGACGACTTCCAGCAGTTCCTCCCCCTGAACTTCCTCGGCCAGCAGCGGCACGCGCCGGACCTCGTGGCCCCGGAAGAGGTCCTGAGAGCGGGCCAGCGCGTCCTGCTGGACGGACCACCGACGGGCACAGAACTCGCAGTCGTCGTGGTTCGGACCGACGTAGTCGTCAGGCAGTTCCGTGTCGACGACGCTGTCGAGGTCCTGCAATACGCGGTTGACGACGAGGGTCCCGGCCGGGATACCGAAAGCGTCCAGCCGGTCCAGCAGCCGCTCGGACTCCATCACCGAGAGCTCCTCGGGCACCATCACGACCCGGAAGTCGGTCTTCTCGGGATCGCGCAAGATCGCCCGGAGCTGTTCGATCTGCTCGCGCATCGCCTGGAGGTCGCGCTCCATCTCCTCCTGGTCCGCGTCGTCGCCGAACATCCCGCCCAGTCCCTCCAGCATGCCCGACATGCGCTCTTTGAGCGTCAGCAACTTGCCGAGCATCGAGTCCATGGCCTCGGGCAGTTCCAGCAGGCGAAGCGTGTGGCCGGTCGGCGCGGTGTCGACGACCACGCGCTCGAAGCGGTCGTCGTCCATGTACTGCAAGAGCAGTCGCATGGCAGCGGCCTCGTCGGAACCCGGCATCGATCCCGCGAGCGGGTTCGCGTCGTCGCCGCCCAGCAACTGTTCGAGACCGCCGAGGTCGCCGTCCATCCCCAGCGGCCCCTCGCCGACGGCGGCCTCCGGGTCGATCTCGGCGGCGTACAGCGGGAGGTCCTCGCGGATCCGGGCGGGCTCGGCGGGGATCTCGGTCCCGAGCGTGTCCGACAGGGAGTGTGCCGGGTCGGTCGAGACGACCAGCGTCGCCGTGCCGTCGCGGGCGCTCGCAAGTGCCGTCGCCGCGGCACAGGTGGTCTTGCCGACGCCGCCTTTGCCGCCGTAGAGGACGTAGTCCGGCGCGTCGACACCGGTCGGCGCGTCGATCTCTTCGACCGTCTCGACGTCGAGGTCGCTCATACGTGGAGGTACGCCGTTCCGTCCTTGAGACTGTCGACTGGGTAGTGACTCGAACCGGCTGTGACTCGCGGGGACCTGGGAAAAACGGACCGGGCTACTGCCGAGAGGAGCGCGCTTCGCGCACGTCTGCGCCGTCACGAAGCTTGTCCTCGCAGTAGGGGC
Above is a genomic segment from Halomicrobium sp. LC1Hm containing:
- a CDS encoding SDR family oxidoreductase, whose product is MTKTALITGASSGIGQATAEAFLADDWQVWATARNEADVASLADSGAKTAELDVTNARECERVVETVVGAEGRIDCLVNNAGYGQYGPLEDVTTAQLHEQFDVNVYGPHRLTREVLPHMRDREDGTIVNVSSVNGRIATPGAGAYAGSKFALEAMSDSLRAEVADFGVDVVLVEPGPVETSFVDRASEAMDDTEPSGAYGWLYDLYEDTALVSENAVSVSPETVAHTIRDAAVTTDPQPRYPVGQFARVATLASHLPGRWRDLAVALLRKLV
- a CDS encoding DJ-1/PfpI family protein, with product MADAAVLLFDGVESLDAVGPYDVLARATESDIALSDVALLTATPTESVTASKGTEIVPHGTLDAEDPPDYLLVPGGRWASGTAGGVRAAVERGVVPALVADCHAAGSTVAAVCTGAMVLARAGLLDGRPAVTHASALSDLAATDATVVDARVVDDGDVLTAGGVTAGIDLALWLVEREWGAGVAENVRATLEYDRSDDIYRSESA
- a CDS encoding TRC40/GET3/ArsA family transport-energizing ATPase — its product is MSDLDVETVEEIDAPTGVDAPDYVLYGGKGGVGKTTCAAATALASARDGTATLVVSTDPAHSLSDTLGTEIPAEPARIREDLPLYAAEIDPEAAVGEGPLGMDGDLGGLEQLLGGDDANPLAGSMPGSDEAAAMRLLLQYMDDDRFERVVVDTAPTGHTLRLLELPEAMDSMLGKLLTLKERMSGMLEGLGGMFGDDADQEEMERDLQAMREQIEQLRAILRDPEKTDFRVVMVPEELSVMESERLLDRLDAFGIPAGTLVVNRVLQDLDSVVDTELPDDYVGPNHDDCEFCARRWSVQQDALARSQDLFRGHEVRRVPLLAEEVQGEELLEVVAACLD